The Cellulophaga sp. L1A9 genome window below encodes:
- a CDS encoding tetratricopeptide repeat protein, producing the protein MKPILFLFVSIFFNSCAGTDCPEDLNILPKYGNVKKCAEQLRIDAQFLQECDQIYPSRAVAAVHHIDLAWDLYDAKQRDEAMKRFNQAWLLDKSNADIYWGYGNLTGQRGHFEESLAFFDASIHLNSQNAKVWESRAVSYCQLFFKTKEVETLEKGISCYQESLTINPKNATIYAQLAGAYNYFMQKDSLAKYIQLTDEIDPTLIRPELRKQGRKNNPTTMKIEPEDLLTDVLWSFRTDKFDSLELFSKALLEYNTRIKPNSSIDIDRIFNRSKEITVGYMFWGEDEDGEEDQFEESFVVKTTNSKGFSLKEFLYKVHNEICEQMEDEDNVFFEGLMPHDDGTERPFYLINQGG; encoded by the coding sequence ATGAAGCCTATCCTATTTCTTTTTGTAAGCATCTTTTTTAATAGCTGCGCTGGTACAGATTGTCCCGAAGACCTCAATATCTTACCTAAATATGGGAACGTTAAAAAATGCGCAGAACAGCTGCGTATCGACGCTCAATTTCTACAAGAATGTGACCAAATTTATCCAAGCAGAGCCGTTGCTGCCGTACATCATATTGATTTGGCTTGGGACTTATATGATGCTAAGCAGAGAGATGAAGCTATGAAACGTTTTAATCAGGCTTGGTTATTAGATAAAAGCAATGCCGATATATACTGGGGCTATGGAAATTTAACAGGACAACGTGGACACTTTGAGGAGTCTCTCGCTTTTTTTGATGCGTCTATCCATTTAAATTCCCAAAACGCAAAAGTTTGGGAATCGAGAGCCGTAAGTTATTGTCAACTATTTTTTAAAACAAAAGAAGTAGAAACATTAGAAAAGGGAATCAGTTGTTACCAAGAATCCTTGACTATTAATCCTAAAAATGCAACCATTTATGCGCAATTAGCCGGTGCCTATAACTATTTTATGCAAAAAGATAGTTTAGCTAAATATATCCAACTGACAGATGAAATAGATCCTACGTTAATAAGGCCCGAACTGCGAAAACAAGGGCGTAAAAATAATCCAACAACGATGAAAATTGAACCTGAAGATTTATTAACGGATGTATTGTGGAGTTTTAGAACCGACAAATTTGATAGCCTAGAACTCTTTTCTAAAGCACTTCTTGAATACAATACCCGTATAAAACCAAATAGCAGTATAGACATTGATAGGATATTTAATCGCTCTAAAGAAATAACGGTTGGGTATATGTTTTGGGGAGAAGATGAAGACGGTGAGGAAGACCAATTTGAAGAAAGCTTTGTTGTAAAGACGACTAATAGTAAGGGGTTTTCTTTAAAAGAATTTCTTTATAAAGTTCATAATGAAATCTGTGAGCAAATGGAAGATGAAGATAATGTGTTTTTTGAAGGATTAATGCCTCACGATGATGGAACTGAAAGACCTTTTTATCTTATAAATCAAGGAGGCTAA
- a CDS encoding DUF1287 domain-containing protein, translated as MKKIFLVLLFFSFNLCLSQALIKKIELSEAAIELTKQEVTYDPSYFSIDYPNGDVPSDKGVCTDVIIRAYRKVGVDLQKEVHVDMKSNFSAYPKLWGLKTTDRNIDHRRVPNLMTYFKRKGAEKPISDKADDYVAGDIVCWNLSGSLTHIGIVVDKKSKDGKRNLIVHNIGRGQVLQDCLFDYKIIGHYRYEN; from the coding sequence ATGAAAAAAATATTTCTAGTCCTATTATTTTTTAGTTTCAATCTTTGTTTATCTCAAGCATTAATTAAGAAAATTGAGCTATCTGAGGCTGCTATTGAATTAACAAAACAAGAGGTAACGTATGACCCAAGTTACTTCTCTATTGATTATCCAAATGGAGATGTACCAAGTGATAAAGGAGTTTGTACAGATGTAATTATTCGTGCGTATAGAAAAGTTGGAGTAGATTTGCAGAAAGAAGTTCATGTAGATATGAAATCTAATTTTAGCGCTTATCCAAAACTATGGGGATTAAAAACCACCGATAGAAATATTGACCACCGTAGAGTTCCTAATTTAATGACCTACTTTAAAAGAAAAGGTGCCGAAAAGCCAATTTCGGACAAAGCAGATGACTATGTAGCTGGTGATATTGTTTGTTGGAATCTAAGTGGTTCACTAACTCATATCGGAATTGTAGTGGATAAAAAATCAAAAGACGGAAAGCGTAATTTAATCGTTCATAATATTGGCAGAGGACAAGTGTTACAAGATTGTCTTTTTGATTATAAAATTATTGGTCATTACCGATATGAAAACTAA